One Clarias gariepinus isolate MV-2021 ecotype Netherlands chromosome 18, CGAR_prim_01v2, whole genome shotgun sequence genomic window carries:
- the zp3c gene encoding zona pellucida sperm-binding protein 3 — protein MFLKAVLLLLGLNSMVSAYPFKANRYAPDDTWTDLEELLPNYRAKEPTDLNTPCPPLNLPQFQQIDFLDIHKPIFKPARNRRPVPDLLRSILLPSPIPTTESPPTSEPKNIELLCHIDRIYVRVRKSLFTHVDAGKYLKVGTCSVNKATPEHYYFLYPINSCNIQRDENENYVMYSNTLSYEPVTDEPVIRELPFSVQLECRYNKHFRSYSVGFHPQVEAGTVFLSLQGGVSLTPVDENWEPLGTLHSYTFGQPMYFEAKAPFSHDGKRLYLSKCYVTASSDPDSTLKYTVLDNNGCMVDGKNSPQSKFYPSDEKSTLRFSVGALMFKDMISQSANKTEMFIHCEMSPGPEMPMSSTKSCSYEADEQRWTELYGNDSVCDCCDASCPVPEPSVSLKISSNSWKVKSQVDQPATKSFEVKEEALDHRGFATFWDTFDDLDSLAHDA, from the exons ATGTTTCTGAAAGCTGTGCTACTCTTGCTGGGGCTAAATTCTATGGTGAGTGCTTATCCGTTTAAGGCTAATAGATATGCACCAGATGATACATGGACTGACCTGGAGGAACTGCTGCCAAATTACAGGGCAAAAGAGCCAACTGACCTTAATACTCCATGTCCACCTCTAAACTTGCCCCAATTTCAGCAAATAGATTTTTTGGATATCCATAAGCCGATATTTAAACCTGCACGAAACCGTAGACCTGTACCTGACTTGTTGAGGTCTATCCTACTGCCATCACCGATACCTACAACAGAAAGTCCGCCGACGTCTGAACCGAAAAACATAGAGCTTTTGTGCCACATAGACCGGATTTATGTGAGGGTTAGGAAAAGTCTCTTTACCCATGTGGATGCTGGGAAATATCTCAAAGTGGGGACATGTTCTGTGAATAAGGCCACACCTGAGCATTACTACTTCCTGTATCCCATTAACAGCTGCAACATACAACGTGAT GAGAATGAAAACTACGTCATGTATTCCAACACGCTATCCTATGAACCTGTGACGGATGAACCAGTCATTCGTGAGCTACCATTTTCTGTGCAGTTGGAGTGTCGTTACAACAA GCATTTCCGCTCCTACAGTGTTGGCTTTCATCCTCAAGTGGAAGCGGGAACGGTTTTCTTGAGCTTACAAGGTGGAGTCTCCCTCACACCTGTAGATG aGAACTGGGAACCTCTCGGCACGTTGCATAGTTATACCTTTGGCCAGCCCATGTACTTCGAGGCCAAGGCTCCATTTAGTCATGATGGAAAAAGGCTCTATTTGAGCAAGTGCTACGTCACTGCTTCTTCTGATCCTGATAGTACACTAAAATACACTGTACTGGACAACAATGG GTGTATGGTGGATGGCAAGAACTCTCCTCAAAGCAAGTTCTACCCTAGCGATGAGAAGAGCACATTGAGGTTTTCTGTGGGAGCCCTTATGTTTAAAGACATGATCTCCCAGTCTGCAAACAAGACG GAAATGTTCATTCATTGTGAAATGTCCCCGGGACCAGAAATGCCAATGTCAAGCACAAAATCATGTTCCTATGAAGCGGATGAACAGCG GTGGACGGAGCTGTATGGGAACGACTCAGTCTGTGACTGCTGTGATGCATCCTGTCCTGTTCCAGAGCCCTCAG tgagTTTGAAGATCTCCAGCAACTCATGGAAGGTCAAGAGCCAGGTTGATCAACCTGCAACAAAATCCTTTGAAGTAAAGGAAGAAGCTCTTGATCATAGAGGGTTTGCGACATTTTGGGACACTTTTGATGATCTGGATTCATTAGCGCATGATGCTTAA
- the LOC128506918 gene encoding calcium homeostasis modulator protein 1 produces the protein MDKFRMMFQFLQSNQESFMHGVCGLMALASAQLYSAFEFNCPCMPEYNYSYGIGVLIIPALWFFLLGFVLNNNVSILSEEWKRPVGHRAKDPTILRYMFISVSQRSLIAPVVWIAVTLMDGKSFLCAFSLDLDISEFVVGNYTGHGLSEEEMITLLAKVPCKNIFNGDHIFSREGATRYIRCVSQAFGWLFLLILTLIAFTVRAMRPCFSQAVFLKTKYWSHYADIERKVFDEMCAEHAKSFAKVCIRQYFQGVGDELHGQHGQHDGKEDDDEQPKEEDNLLGVQRLEDMNKVLHDWHICKPPLSLRKNAAGDDGNKKANGSQYGEKTGYDNATFTTDQKGGENGYVTCRNGNSYINGNTHMDQHTWNAYNQSSSIKKKEWAVYYSKV, from the exons ATGGATAAGTTCCGTATGATGTTCCAGTTCCTTCAGTCCAACCAAGAGTCGTTTATGCACGGTGTTTGTGGCCTTATGGCCCTGGCTAGCGCTCAACTCTACTCCGCTTTCGAGTTCAACTGCCCCTGCATGCCCGAATACAACTACTCCTATGGAATCGGGGTATTGATCATTCCGGCTCTTTGGTTCTTTTTGCTCGGATTTGTCCTGAACAATAACGTGTCTATACTTTCCGAAGAGTGGAAACGACCGGTCGGTCACAGAGCCAAGGATCCTACGATTTTGCGCTACATGTTCATTTCTGTGTCGCAGCGCTCGTTGATTGCTCCTGTAGTTTGGATCGCGGTCACGTTAATGGACGGGAAGAGCTTTCTTTGTGCATTTAGTTTGGACTTGGATATTTCCGAGTTTGTTGTGGGGAATTACACAGGCCATGGCCTGTCGGAAGAGGAGATGATAACGTTGCTTGCCAAAGTCCCTTGCAAGAACATATTTAACGGAGACCATATTTTCTCTAGGGAAGGAGCCACTAGATATATACGATGTGTGTCACAG GCATTTGGTTGGCTCTTCCTGCTCATCCTTACTTTAATTGCGTTTACCGTCCGTGCCATGCGTCCCTGCTTCAGCCAAGCTGTGTTCCTCAAAACCAAATACTGGTCGCATTACGCTGACATCGAACGCAAGGTGTTCGACGAGATGTGTGCGGAACACGCCAAGAGTTTCGCCAAAGTCTGCATCCGGCAATACTTTCAGGGTGTCGGCGACGAGCTGCACGGCCAACATGGGCAGCATGATGGGAAGGAGGACGATGACGAACAGCCTAAAGAGGAAGATAACCTGCTAGGCGTCCAACGCCTGGAAGACATGAATAAAGTTTTGCACGACTGGCATATATGTAAGCCTCCGTTAAGTCTGAGGAAGAACGCAGCCGGCGATGATGGTAACAAGAAAGCGAATGGAAGCCAATATGGTGAGAAAACTGGCTACGACAATGCTACATTCACCACGGATCAAAAAGGAGGAGAGAATGGATACGTCACGTGCCGGAATGGGAATAGTTATATAAACGGGAACACTCATATGGACCAGCATACCTGGAACGCATACAATCAGTCATCCAGCATTAAAAAGAAAGAGTGGGCGGTATATTACAGTAAGGTCTGA
- the LOC128506916 gene encoding inositol 1,4,5-trisphosphate receptor-interacting protein, producing MEEMLLRVCIVVASMLYIKDHTVFQEQEKTIIMDMQQREYLLQNEALKLQQEAHQVTTGLPHSNQEVSQSQRRSTDEEGEGASEVLLTKDIHDEVSITQRAPSKKNKNVRDEDVSGQEKEVQHNVQKTKTLNEEKIKDDNEKSVSNGGNDSDQAGGTFNQMASEKEPQIPVKKNTEDFTEEKLSAPSQQSTENTYSFYLFKFLSLISMIRLLRKFISKRSQSSGTIIPTKDNTISSSTGILSKTFIPDHKVLDCYYEQCVRASPSSCNRVCEFVEGFVDELLESARETSNEETDMQIGDFIGVGSLYENWATGKTTVCDLYVPISAPRSHEFDVELWKEKDASLLGFGKIKMVQAENTSNGCPCMDGNPGNEDVLCLLHTHNEKSKVMMNAIGGPLCQENTPYLSKKQVVRWFRTTIMEAWREISHKYEFELGFRSQAAPGALRVRFRSGHTILFNITPMVQVKASEVYMLSYLSSNQNNSDTHWPISFTHYENALLQYFNNILPNNSCHIKCLQFLSFLHKQQNGLTGKCGLTSHHLKTTLLHLLMRKPTEWNHEHLTDRLMDMLMFLERRLQAKELHHAVVGNALVPKDIGFPKEFETAKPINIFLPMTLDEDCYLKTVHHFQELVKNTPVLIQEYGSKS from the coding sequence ATGGAGGAAATGCTTCTGCGAGTGTGCATAGTAGTGGCCAGCATGCTGTATATAAAGGACCACACAGTCTTTCAAGAGCAGGAGAAAACCATCATCATGGACATGCAACAGCGGGAATATTTGCTGCAGAATGAGGCGCTAAAGCTACAGCAGGAAGCACACCAGGTGACCACAGGGCTGCCGCATTCAAATCAGGAAGTGTCACAAAGTCAACGCAGATCGACAGATGAGGAAGGGGAGGGCGCTTCAGAGGTTCTGTTGACAAAGGACATTCACGATGAAGTTTCTATTACTCAGAGAGCCCCCtcgaaaaaaaataagaatgttCGAGATGAAGACGTTTCAGGACAGGAGAAGGAAGTTCAACATAATGTTCAGAAAACAAAGACGCtgaatgaagaaaaaataaaagatgataaTGAAAAATCTGTTTCAAATGGAGGAAATGATAGCGATCAGGCAGGAGGAACGTTCAACCAAATGGCATCTGAAAAGGAGCCACAAATTCCAGTTAAGAAAAACACAGAAGACTTTACAGAGGAAAAACTCAGTGCCCCAAGCCAACAATCAACAGAAAACACTtacagcttttatttatttaaatttctttctcTGATATCAATGATACGTCTTCTTAGGAAATTCATCAGCAAACGTTCCCAAAGTTCAGGAACAATCATTCCCACCAAAGACAATACTATATCTAGTTCTACTGGCATAttatcaaaaacatttattcctgATCACAAAGTATTGGACTGCTATTATGAGCAGTGTGTACGAGCCTCTCCTAGCTCGTGTAACAGAGTATGTGAGTTTGTGGAAGGTTTTGTGGATGAACTCTTGGAATCTGCAAGGGAAACCAGCAACGAAGAAACTGATATGCAGATTGGAGACTTTATTGGAGTAGGGAGCTTATATGAGAATTGGGCTACAGGCAAGACAACGGTGTGTGACTTGTACGTACCGATAAGTGCACCAAGGTCACATGAATTTGACGTTGAACTCTGGAAGGAGAAAGATGCATCATTGTTGGGATTCGGTAAAATCAAAATGGTGCAGGCTGAAAATACATCAAACGGTTGCCCATGCATGGATGGGAATCCTGGCAATGAGGACGTGTTGTGTCTTCTTCATACCCATAATGAGAAGAGCAAAGTTATGATGAACGCTATTGGAGGTCCACTATGCCAAGAAAATACACCATATCTTTCTAAGAAACAAGTAGTGAGATGGTTCAGGACGACGATTATGGAAGCCTGGAGAGAAATTAGCCACAAGTATGAATTTGAGCTTGGATTTCGCAGCCAAGCAGCTCCTGGGGCGTTGAGAGTTCGATTCAGATCAGGCCATACCATCCTGTTTAACATTACACCCATGGTCCAGGTCAAGGCTTCAGAAGTGTACATGCTCTCTTACCTTTCCAGTAATCAAAACAATTCAGATACTCATTGGCCCATTTCATTTACACATTATGAAAATGCCCTCCTTCAATACTTCAACAATATTCTTCCAAACAATTCATGCCATATTAAGTGTCTCCAATTCctctctttcctacacaaacagcaaaatggTCTAACAGGGAAATGTGGGCTTACAAGTCACCACCTCAAGACCACCTTGTTACACCTGTTGATGCGCAAGCCAACAGAATGGAACCATGAGCATCTGACTGACAGACTGATGGACATGCTGATGTTTCTTGAGCGAAGGCTTCAAGCAAAAGAACTCCACCACGCTGTAGTTGGGAATGCTCTCGTTCCTAAGGACATCGGGTTTCCTAAAGAATTTGAAACGGCAAAGCCAATCAATATTTTCCTGCCAATGACTTTGGATGAAGACTGTTACTTGAAAACGGTCCACCATTTTCAGGAATTAGTGAAGAACACTCCCGTACTGATCCAGGAATATGGCTCAAAAAGCTGA